AGGAAAAGTTTCGATTCTTCACCGCATCAGCGGTGCAGTATTGTTCCTTCTACTGCCATTTATTTTGTATCTCTTTGATCAGAGCTTAGCTTCAGAGCTTAGCTACCAAAAATTTCAAGCCTTTACTGGCAACATCTTGGTAAAAATTATTTGCCTAGGTTTGATCTGGTGTTTCTTGCACCACTTCTGTGCTGGCATCCGCTATCTCTTGCTCGATTTGGAAATTGGTGTAGAGAAGTCAGAGTCCAATCGTTCGGCCATCATCGTGTTGATTGTTGGTATCGCTCTGACTGCAGTAGTCGGTCTTAAATTATTTGGCTTGTACTAAGCGCACATCACTTAAGGAAATTTCATGCCTATTTATCAAATTGGACCAAAGCGCTTAGTTGTAGGTGCTCATTACGGTCTTAAAGAGTGGATCATTCAACGCGTTACTGCGATTGTGATGGTGGTATTTACCGTTGTATTGCTCGTTGACTATTGCATTACCGGCAGCGCTACCTACGAAGGCTGGTCTAGCTTGTTTAGCAATCAATTCATGAAGTTGCTGACGTTCTTGGCCTTGTTTAGCTTGTTCTACCACGCTTGGATTGGCGTGCGTGATATCTGGATGGATTACATCAAGCCGGTAAGTATTCGTTTGACACTTCAAGTGTTGACCGTTTTGTATCTCGTAGCCTGTGCGGCCTATGCCGTACAAATTTTGTGGAAAGTGTAATTCGATGACTGCGATTCAAAAATCATTGCCACGCCGCCGTTTTGATGCGGTGATTGTTGGTGCGGGTGGTTCAGGTATGCGTGCTTCATTGCAGTTGGCTGAAGCTGGCTTGAATGTTGCTGTATTAACTAAAGTATTCCCAACCCGTTCACATACAGTTGCAGCGCAGGGTGGTATTGGCGCTTCATTGGGTAACATGAGTGAAGACAATTGGCACTATCACTTTTATGACACGATCAAAGGATCTGACTGGTTGGGTGACCAGGACGTGATCGAGTTCATGTGTCGTGAAGCCCCAAAAGTGGTTTACGAGTTAGAGCATTTTGGTATGCCGTTTGACCGTAACCCAGATGGCACGATTTATCAGCGTCCATTCGGCGGCCACACTGCAAACTATGGCGAGAAGCCAGTACAACGCGCGTGTGCTGCAGCAGACCGTACTGGCCACGCGATGTTGCATACCTTGTATCAACGTAACGTGCGCGCAAAAACCAACTTCTTCGTGGAGTGGTTGGCACTTGACTTGATCCGTGATGATGAGGGCGATGTCGTTGGTGTTACTGCTCTCGAAATGGAAACTGGCCAGGTTTATATCTTGGAAGCCAAGATTGTGATGTTGGCTACTGGTGGTGCAGGTCGTATTTGGGATGCATCGACTAACGCATTTATTAATACCGGTGACGGCATGGGACTTGCAGCCCGCGCAGGCATTCCATTGGAGGACATGGAGTTCTGGCAATTCCACCCAACTGGTGTAGCTGGTGCCGGTGTGTTGTTGACAGAGGGTTGTCGCGGTGAAGGCGGCATCTTGCGCAACAAAGATGGCGAGCGTTTCATGGAACGTTATGCACCAACATTGAAGGATTTGGCTCCACGCGATTTCGTATCACGCTCAATGGACCAAGAGATTAAAGAAGGGCGCGGTTGCGGTCCTAACGGTGACTATGTGGTGCTCGATCTGACACACATTGGTGCCGATACGATCATGAAGCGTTTGCCCTCTGTGTATGAAATCGGCATAAACTTTGCGAACGTTGACGTAACCAAAGAGCCAATTCCAGTAGTGCCAACTATTCACTATCAGATGGGTGGCATTCCTACCAACATCAATGGTCAAGTAGTTGTGCCTGCAAATGGCAAGCCTAATGAAATTGTTAATGGTTTGTACGCGATTGGTGAGTGCTCATGCGTTTCTGTACACGGTGCAAACCGCTTAGGTACTAACTCATTGCTCGACCTTTTGGTATTCGGTCGTGCAGCAGGCAACCACATCGTTGGTTTGAACTTGAAGAACCGTGAGTTCAAGAAGTTACCTGCGAATGCTGGTCAGCAAACCTTGGAGCGTATTGCAAAGTTGGATAGCTCTTCTTCTGGTGAATACGCACAAGACGTTGCAAACGATATTCGTAAGTGCATGCAGAAATACGCTGGTGTGTTCCGCAATCAAGAGTTGATGGACGAAGGTGTTCGTCAAATGGCTAAGTTGACAGAGCGCGCGAAGAATTTGTGGGTTAAAGATAAGTCTGAAATTTTCAATACCGCACGTATTGAAGCTTTGGAAGTTGCTAACTTGGTTGAGACTGCAAATGCAACCATGATTTCTGCGGCAGCTCGCAAAGAAAGTCGTGGTGCTCACTCACACGACGATCACCCACATCGTGATGACGACAACTGGATGAAGCACACGCTTTGGTATAGCGAAGGCAACCGCTTGGACTACAAACCAGTTCAACTGAAGCCATTGACTGTTGATTCAGTTCCTCCAAAAGAACGTACTTTCTAAGTAAGAGAGATAGAGAATGAGTGATATCCGTATATTTGAAATTTACCGCTACGATCCAGATGTCGATGCAGCTCCTCGCATGCAGCGCTATGAGTTAGAACTGACTGGCGAACGTATGTTGTTAGATGCGTTGATTTCTTTGAAGAAACAAGACGAAACGATTTCTTATCGTCGTTCATGCCGTGAAGGTGTCTGCGGTTCAGATGCGATGAACATCAACGGTAAAAATGGCTTGGCTTGCTTGACTAATATGTTGACATTGCCTAAGGTCATCACATTGCGTCCGCTACCTGGCTTACCAGTCGTGCGTGATTTGATCGTTGACATGACTTTGTTCTTCAAACAATACCTGTCTATCAAGCCTTACTTGGTGAATGACAATCCACCTCCAGAAAAAGAGCGTCTCCAGAGTCCTGAAGAGCGTGAAGAGTTGAATGGCTTGTATGAGTGCATCTTGTGCGCATCTTGCTCCACTTCATGCCCATCATTCTGGTGGAACCCTGATAAGTTTGTTGGCCCAGCCGGTTTATTGCAGGCCTATCGTTTTATTGCTGATAGCCGCGACGAAGAAACCAATCAACGCTTGGACAACTTAGA
Above is a genomic segment from Polynucleobacter wuianus containing:
- the sdhD gene encoding succinate dehydrogenase, hydrophobic membrane anchor protein, whose amino-acid sequence is MPIYQIGPKRLVVGAHYGLKEWIIQRVTAIVMVVFTVVLLVDYCITGSATYEGWSSLFSNQFMKLLTFLALFSLFYHAWIGVRDIWMDYIKPVSIRLTLQVLTVLYLVACAAYAVQILWKV
- the sdhC gene encoding succinate dehydrogenase, cytochrome b556 subunit, yielding MVEAQQNVKKDRPVYRNIGLAQLIKYRLPWAGKVSILHRISGAVLFLLLPFILYLFDQSLASELSYQKFQAFTGNILVKIICLGLIWCFLHHFCAGIRYLLLDLEIGVEKSESNRSAIIVLIVGIALTAVVGLKLFGLY
- the sdhA gene encoding succinate dehydrogenase flavoprotein subunit gives rise to the protein MTAIQKSLPRRRFDAVIVGAGGSGMRASLQLAEAGLNVAVLTKVFPTRSHTVAAQGGIGASLGNMSEDNWHYHFYDTIKGSDWLGDQDVIEFMCREAPKVVYELEHFGMPFDRNPDGTIYQRPFGGHTANYGEKPVQRACAAADRTGHAMLHTLYQRNVRAKTNFFVEWLALDLIRDDEGDVVGVTALEMETGQVYILEAKIVMLATGGAGRIWDASTNAFINTGDGMGLAARAGIPLEDMEFWQFHPTGVAGAGVLLTEGCRGEGGILRNKDGERFMERYAPTLKDLAPRDFVSRSMDQEIKEGRGCGPNGDYVVLDLTHIGADTIMKRLPSVYEIGINFANVDVTKEPIPVVPTIHYQMGGIPTNINGQVVVPANGKPNEIVNGLYAIGECSCVSVHGANRLGTNSLLDLLVFGRAAGNHIVGLNLKNREFKKLPANAGQQTLERIAKLDSSSSGEYAQDVANDIRKCMQKYAGVFRNQELMDEGVRQMAKLTERAKNLWVKDKSEIFNTARIEALEVANLVETANATMISAAARKESRGAHSHDDHPHRDDDNWMKHTLWYSEGNRLDYKPVQLKPLTVDSVPPKERTF
- a CDS encoding succinate dehydrogenase iron-sulfur subunit; translation: MSDIRIFEIYRYDPDVDAAPRMQRYELELTGERMLLDALISLKKQDETISYRRSCREGVCGSDAMNINGKNGLACLTNMLTLPKVITLRPLPGLPVVRDLIVDMTLFFKQYLSIKPYLVNDNPPPEKERLQSPEEREELNGLYECILCASCSTSCPSFWWNPDKFVGPAGLLQAYRFIADSRDEETNQRLDNLEDPYRLFRCHTIMNCVDVCPKHLNPTKAIGKIKELMVRRAV